One stretch of Candidatus Eremiobacterota bacterium DNA includes these proteins:
- a CDS encoding TCR/Tet family MFS transporter yields the protein MENVAERAPRRAAVVFVFVSLALDAIALGVIAPVFVPLIESFMHNDVRRAAAVVGGFGTVFALMQFVWQPLLGVLSDRFGRKPIIVLSNLGMAVDYAVMALAPNLLWLLAGRVVSGITSASATAAGAYIADTTPPEKRAGAYGMIGAAFGLGFVLGPAIGGLCGQFDPRLPFWVAGALCFANGIYGALVLPESLAPEHRATRFPWMKANPLGSFRLMLRHPELTQLSMLTFFSNFAGFAIQTTWVLYVTYRYGWQPGMTGVSLAVLGIVTAVAQMAVIGRFVKRFGERTSLFSGLGFGALGMIGCGLAPSTGWFFVAIVPLCLWGLAPAAGQAMMTRRVSPREQGELQGAIGTLRGLAALFAPSIFTAAFAAGIARALPGAAWYLGVLFLAVAVLPVLREAAEPAGVLAEPGA from the coding sequence ATGGAAAACGTCGCTGAACGCGCGCCGCGCCGCGCCGCGGTGGTCTTCGTCTTCGTCAGCCTGGCGCTGGACGCGATCGCCCTGGGCGTGATCGCGCCGGTCTTCGTTCCGCTGATCGAAAGCTTCATGCACAACGACGTCCGGCGCGCCGCCGCGGTCGTCGGCGGGTTCGGCACGGTGTTCGCGCTGATGCAGTTCGTGTGGCAGCCGCTGCTCGGCGTGCTCTCGGACCGCTTCGGCCGCAAGCCGATCATCGTGCTCTCGAACCTCGGGATGGCGGTCGACTACGCCGTGATGGCGCTCGCGCCGAATCTGCTGTGGCTGCTCGCCGGCCGGGTCGTCTCCGGAATCACGTCGGCCTCCGCGACTGCGGCGGGCGCGTACATCGCCGACACGACGCCGCCCGAGAAGCGCGCCGGCGCATACGGAATGATCGGCGCGGCGTTCGGGCTCGGCTTCGTGCTCGGACCCGCGATCGGCGGTTTGTGCGGTCAGTTCGATCCGCGGTTGCCGTTCTGGGTCGCCGGCGCGCTGTGCTTCGCGAACGGAATCTACGGCGCGCTGGTTTTGCCGGAGTCGCTTGCGCCCGAGCACCGCGCGACGCGGTTTCCGTGGATGAAGGCGAACCCACTCGGATCGTTCCGACTGATGCTGCGGCATCCGGAGCTCACGCAGCTCAGCATGCTGACGTTCTTCAGCAACTTCGCGGGCTTCGCGATACAGACAACCTGGGTGCTGTACGTGACGTACCGGTACGGCTGGCAGCCGGGAATGACGGGCGTTTCGCTGGCGGTCTTGGGAATCGTCACCGCGGTCGCCCAAATGGCCGTCATCGGGCGGTTCGTCAAACGCTTCGGCGAACGGACTTCGCTCTTCTCGGGCCTCGGGTTCGGCGCACTCGGGATGATCGGTTGCGGACTTGCGCCGAGCACCGGGTGGTTCTTCGTCGCGATCGTTCCGCTCTGTCTGTGGGGCCTTGCGCCGGCCGCCGGTCAAGCCATGATGACGCGCCGCGTCTCGCCGCGCGAACAAGGCGAGCTGCAGGGCGCGATCGGCACGCTGCGCGGTCTCGCCGCGCTTTTCGCGCCGTCGATCTTCACCGCCGCGTTCGCCGCCGGAATCGCGCGCGCGCTGCCGGGCGCCGCGTGGTATCTCGGCGTGCTGTTTCTTGCGGTCGCGGTCTTGCCGGTCTTGCGCGAAGCCGCCGAACCGGCCGGCGTCCTCGCAGAGCCGGGAGCATAG
- a CDS encoding TetR/AcrR family transcriptional regulator, with protein sequence MARTADEQKRVELLERIVDYVMANGLSDLSLRPLAEAVETSPRILLYYFGSKEELIASVMAGARERQRAIFDKLPRNPASYAETVRAAWAAMSAPKHERVFRLFFEVYGLALQDPKRFPGFVERAVDDWLGYLGAGALRDGHTQADARAIATVLLAGYRGFLLDLVATRDRKRIDRAVELWIAALDAIPSPKELADGKRR encoded by the coding sequence ATGGCGCGGACTGCCGATGAGCAGAAGCGCGTGGAGCTGTTGGAGCGCATCGTGGACTACGTCATGGCGAACGGGTTGTCCGATCTTTCGCTGCGCCCGCTCGCCGAAGCGGTCGAGACGAGCCCGCGCATTCTGCTGTACTACTTCGGCTCGAAGGAAGAGCTGATCGCGAGCGTCATGGCCGGCGCGCGGGAACGGCAGCGCGCCATCTTCGACAAGCTCCCGCGTAACCCGGCGTCGTATGCGGAGACGGTGCGGGCGGCGTGGGCGGCGATGAGCGCGCCGAAGCACGAGCGCGTCTTCCGGCTGTTCTTCGAAGTCTACGGGCTCGCGCTGCAGGATCCGAAGCGCTTCCCCGGCTTCGTGGAGCGCGCCGTCGACGACTGGCTCGGCTATCTCGGTGCCGGCGCGCTGCGCGACGGTCACACGCAAGCCGACGCGCGCGCGATCGCGACCGTGCTGCTCGCCGGGTACCGCGGGTTCTTGCTCGACCTGGTCGCGACGCGGGACCGCAAACGAATCGACCGTGCCGTCGAGCTGTGGATCGCCGCGCTCGACGCCATCCCTTCGCCGAAGGAGCTCGCCGATGGAAAACGTCGCTGA
- a CDS encoding VWA domain-containing protein: MTTPKRLYCALILDESGSMSGLREATLKGANAWLADQRKDGPDDLLTLVMFDAPNDPAAPRVRVKYDGIPLRETVDLSLADYNPNGGTPLYDALGTTLGRIEADPRAKDRSVVVVVMTDGLENASVEYTHESLTAKIAQKERDGWKIMYLGANQDAKAVAASMALDQEFAVTYAPTPAGTAVAYEAASMSLKAVRRSSSDRAVSESLHEASATGETPH, encoded by the coding sequence ATGACTACGCCCAAGCGCCTCTATTGCGCCCTGATCCTGGATGAGTCCGGCTCGATGAGCGGGCTGCGCGAGGCGACGCTCAAAGGCGCGAACGCGTGGCTCGCCGACCAACGGAAGGACGGCCCGGACGACCTCCTCACCCTAGTGATGTTCGACGCTCCGAACGACCCGGCGGCACCGCGCGTCCGGGTGAAGTACGACGGGATCCCGCTGCGCGAGACGGTCGATTTGAGTTTGGCCGACTACAATCCGAACGGCGGGACGCCGCTCTACGATGCGCTCGGCACGACGCTCGGACGGATCGAAGCCGACCCGCGCGCGAAGGACCGCAGCGTGGTGGTGGTCGTGATGACCGACGGGCTGGAGAACGCGTCCGTCGAGTACACGCACGAATCGCTCACGGCGAAGATCGCGCAAAAAGAACGGGACGGCTGGAAGATCATGTACCTCGGCGCGAACCAGGACGCGAAAGCGGTTGCTGCGTCGATGGCGCTCGACCAGGAGTTTGCGGTCACCTACGCGCCGACGCCGGCCGGCACTGCGGTTGCCTATGAGGCCGCTTCCATGTCGCTCAAGGCCGTCCGCCGCAGCAGCAGCGATCGAGCCGTGAGCGAGAGCCTGCACGAGGCGAGCGCGACCGGCGAAACGCCGCACTGA
- a CDS encoding helix-turn-helix transcriptional regulator, translating into MLALWAVQREGAASPAAVAETLREIGVSRSTTYAALNSLSAQGLVAEKRTTTPGGAPRITYSPTPAAEPKLRPLRELLKGKR; encoded by the coding sequence ATGCTCGCGCTCTGGGCGGTGCAACGCGAAGGCGCGGCGAGTCCGGCCGCGGTCGCCGAAACGCTGAGAGAGATCGGGGTTTCTCGCAGCACGACCTACGCGGCGCTGAACAGCCTTTCGGCGCAAGGCCTGGTCGCCGAGAAGCGGACGACGACGCCCGGCGGCGCGCCCCGCATCACGTACTCCCCCACCCCCGCGGCCGAGCCGAAGCTCCGTCCGCTGCGCGAACTCTTGAAAGGGAAACGATGA
- a CDS encoding TolC family protein produces the protein MAGPRFAALALSASIFTTSAATAFAQTPPAAPSPAPAASGAPQPMQTVPPPQPQLTPMPGAPATPGAQVTPGAQTTPGVASRGVQGGTLPPPPVPVVLPAVPSVAPGFSAPVSAVPNGDLVGVQQQPFVGLALQDAIAMALQRNTDLALAQSNRRIANYQIVAAEGAYDVRFQLVPQYSHSVSPAVSSFQAGPGGGPVTQDTAGVTAALQGLTQQGGQYRFGVNGTRVNSNSTINSYNPFYETALQFSLTQPLARGRATDQTRLQLQLARNNASIAGDVALTQASNTMVQVSNAYYDLVAAWRNVAIQEEGLRNAQAQAASNARLAARGAVAPTDIVEANTQVNVFQDNVFAALQNVQRLQTQLKSLILANPGDPVWFANLVPTSAILQIPQEPSLDALINSAIANRPEIAQLRAQRANANSNLAFAQDQLRPQIDLGLNYTSNGFAGQPVNPANNPIFGLFGAQIAAIDALIARSNAQNPTLTPIPPISGSGLGSLPPNQTGGLGTAFQNAFDNRFPTYSAQLTFQVPFGNRTAKADYAIAQEQARQVAVQETAVLQRIRGESVNAIQGLREAQYRLVAARAAREAAQRVLLGEQRRFRAGTSTTFLVLQRQLDVANQELRELQAQTDLDKAIVELNRVSGGVFAQNGIDTSALGGSTLNALSPTQSVLPPASTATAPPVTRGSLPGTRRPL, from the coding sequence ATGGCCGGACCGCGCTTCGCCGCGCTCGCGCTGAGCGCGAGCATCTTCACTACGTCCGCCGCAACGGCGTTCGCGCAAACGCCCCCCGCCGCGCCGAGTCCCGCGCCGGCGGCGAGCGGAGCGCCGCAACCGATGCAAACCGTGCCGCCGCCGCAGCCGCAGCTCACGCCGATGCCCGGCGCGCCAGCGACTCCGGGCGCGCAGGTGACGCCGGGTGCGCAAACGACGCCGGGTGTTGCGAGCCGCGGCGTGCAGGGCGGAACGCTTCCGCCGCCGCCGGTGCCGGTAGTGCTGCCGGCAGTGCCGAGCGTCGCGCCCGGCTTCAGCGCGCCGGTCAGCGCGGTGCCGAACGGAGATCTCGTCGGCGTGCAGCAGCAGCCGTTCGTCGGGCTGGCGCTGCAGGACGCGATCGCGATGGCGCTTCAGCGCAACACCGACCTCGCGCTCGCGCAGTCGAACCGGCGCATCGCAAACTATCAGATCGTCGCCGCGGAAGGCGCGTACGACGTGCGCTTTCAGCTCGTGCCGCAGTACTCGCACAGCGTCTCGCCGGCGGTCAGCTCGTTCCAGGCGGGCCCCGGCGGCGGGCCGGTCACGCAGGACACCGCGGGCGTGACCGCGGCGCTGCAAGGGCTGACCCAGCAGGGCGGCCAGTACCGCTTCGGCGTGAACGGCACGCGCGTCAACTCGAACTCGACGATCAACAGCTACAATCCGTTCTACGAGACGGCGCTGCAGTTCAGCCTGACGCAGCCGCTCGCGCGCGGGCGGGCGACCGACCAGACGCGGCTTCAGCTGCAGCTGGCGCGCAACAACGCCTCGATCGCCGGCGACGTTGCGCTGACGCAGGCGTCGAACACGATGGTGCAGGTTTCGAACGCGTACTACGACCTGGTCGCCGCTTGGCGCAACGTCGCGATTCAAGAAGAAGGCTTGCGGAACGCGCAGGCGCAGGCGGCCTCGAACGCGCGGCTGGCGGCGCGCGGCGCGGTCGCGCCGACCGACATCGTCGAGGCGAACACGCAGGTCAACGTCTTTCAGGACAACGTTTTTGCCGCGCTGCAGAACGTCCAGCGGCTGCAGACGCAGCTGAAGTCGCTGATCCTGGCGAACCCCGGCGATCCGGTCTGGTTCGCGAACCTCGTTCCGACGTCGGCGATCTTGCAGATCCCGCAAGAGCCCTCGCTCGACGCGCTGATCAACTCCGCGATCGCGAACCGGCCCGAGATCGCGCAGCTGCGCGCGCAGCGCGCCAATGCGAACAGCAACCTCGCCTTCGCGCAAGACCAGCTCCGCCCGCAGATCGACCTCGGCCTGAACTACACCTCGAACGGTTTCGCGGGCCAGCCCGTGAACCCGGCGAACAACCCGATCTTCGGGCTGTTCGGCGCGCAGATCGCAGCGATCGACGCGCTGATCGCGCGCTCGAACGCGCAGAACCCGACCCTCACGCCGATCCCGCCGATCAGCGGGAGCGGTTTGGGGAGTCTGCCGCCGAATCAGACCGGCGGACTCGGCACCGCGTTTCAGAACGCGTTCGACAACCGCTTCCCGACGTACAGCGCGCAGCTGACCTTCCAAGTTCCGTTCGGCAACCGCACGGCCAAGGCCGACTACGCGATCGCGCAGGAGCAGGCGCGTCAAGTCGCCGTGCAAGAGACCGCGGTGCTCCAGCGGATTCGCGGCGAGTCGGTGAACGCGATCCAAGGCTTGCGCGAGGCGCAGTACCGCCTCGTCGCCGCGCGGGCCGCGCGCGAAGCCGCGCAGCGCGTGCTGCTCGGCGAGCAGCGCCGCTTCCGAGCCGGCACCTCGACGACGTTCTTGGTCCTGCAACGCCAGCTCGACGTCGCCAACCAGGAGCTGCGCGAGCTGCAAGCCCAAACCGATCTCGACAAAGCGATCGTCGAGCTGAACCGCGTCAGCGGCGGCGTCTTCGCCCAAAACGGCATCGACACCAGCGCCCTCGGCGGCTCAACCCTCAACGCACTGTCTCCGACGCAAAGCGTCCTGCCGCCGGCGTCCACCGCGACGGCGCCGCCGGTAACGCGCGGCTCGCTGCCGGGCACGCGCCGGCCGCTTTAG
- a CDS encoding HlyD family secretion protein: METRTEAPAPRTVSGESRGVPPAGGAPAATEVTTTTKRRRPPVWVLVIAAIVIIAALIWGVRYFAYASSHQTTDDARVDSDIVTVSSKISERVAQVLVDANQPVTKGQVLVRLDDTDELAALQQARAALDAQRAQARAAQANVDLTRAQVAAQTTQGAGGVAAAQSAIQNAEAQTQSAQQQADAARAAIGQAQAQLRVAQSQVPSARAALARATADYNRYAALVRTGDIAAQQLDAQRAALAQAQAQYQGANDNVAAAQTAVSQAQARYTAALASTTAASAGIGAQQGQLQTAQGRLTESDNPYRVSTTQAQAEAAFAQAGSLQAQVKAAQDRVSYTVIRSPIDGTVGEKNVEVGAAITPAQSLMTLVPKNKLYITANYKETQLGKVRVGQPVDIKVDAYKGTLFHGHVEAIAPASQNTFSLVPAQNATGNFVKVTQRIPVRIVVDDPPPALPLRVGMSVETSIAINQ, encoded by the coding sequence GTGGAAACCCGCACCGAAGCCCCGGCGCCGCGAACGGTAAGCGGCGAGAGCCGGGGCGTGCCGCCGGCCGGCGGGGCGCCCGCCGCGACGGAGGTCACGACGACGACGAAGCGCCGGCGCCCGCCGGTGTGGGTGCTGGTGATCGCGGCGATCGTCATCATCGCGGCGCTGATCTGGGGTGTCCGCTATTTCGCGTACGCGTCGAGCCATCAGACGACCGACGACGCGCGGGTCGACAGCGACATCGTGACCGTCTCGAGCAAGATCTCCGAACGCGTGGCCCAGGTGCTCGTCGACGCGAACCAGCCCGTGACCAAAGGACAAGTGCTGGTGCGTCTGGACGACACCGACGAGCTCGCCGCGCTGCAGCAGGCGCGGGCCGCGCTCGACGCGCAGCGCGCGCAGGCGCGCGCCGCGCAGGCCAACGTCGACCTGACGCGCGCGCAGGTCGCGGCGCAGACGACACAGGGTGCGGGCGGCGTCGCCGCGGCGCAGAGCGCAATCCAAAACGCCGAGGCGCAAACGCAGTCGGCGCAGCAGCAGGCCGACGCCGCGCGAGCAGCGATCGGACAAGCGCAAGCGCAGCTGCGCGTCGCGCAGTCGCAGGTCCCGTCCGCGCGCGCCGCCCTCGCGCGCGCGACCGCCGACTACAACCGCTACGCCGCGCTCGTGCGCACCGGCGACATCGCGGCGCAGCAGCTCGACGCGCAGCGCGCCGCGCTCGCGCAAGCGCAGGCGCAGTACCAGGGCGCCAACGACAACGTCGCCGCCGCGCAGACCGCCGTCTCGCAGGCGCAGGCGCGGTACACCGCGGCGCTCGCTTCGACGACGGCCGCGAGCGCGGGGATCGGCGCGCAGCAGGGCCAGCTCCAGACCGCGCAAGGCCGGTTGACCGAGAGCGACAACCCGTACCGCGTCTCGACGACGCAGGCGCAGGCGGAGGCCGCCTTCGCGCAAGCCGGCTCGCTGCAAGCACAGGTCAAGGCGGCGCAGGACCGCGTGAGCTACACCGTGATCCGCTCGCCGATCGACGGCACCGTCGGCGAGAAGAACGTCGAAGTCGGGGCGGCGATCACGCCGGCGCAGTCGCTGATGACGCTGGTTCCAAAGAACAAGCTCTACATCACCGCGAACTACAAAGAGACGCAGCTCGGCAAGGTGCGGGTCGGCCAGCCGGTCGACATCAAGGTCGACGCGTACAAAGGAACGCTGTTCCACGGTCACGTCGAAGCGATCGCACCGGCCTCGCAGAACACGTTCTCGCTGGTCCCCGCGCAGAACGCGACCGGGAACTTCGTGAAGGTCACCCAGCGCATTCCGGTCCGCATCGTCGTCGACGACCCGCCGCCCGCGCTCCCGCTGCGCGTCGGGATGTCGGTCGAGACGTCGATCGCGATCAATCAGTAA
- a CDS encoding TetR/AcrR family transcriptional regulator, which translates to MISTGPRSHAGVEDTRARIIAAARELFERNGTRGTTTREVAEKAGVNEATLFRHFGSKRVLLDAMREQACGIEEMRSMLASLPGDDFTADLRTVAYYVVDHMLAKRAMMCVSLAEDASRTDDSPEWRGPAQILADLGAYFALKGEGGQMRGDPTFAARYFLGMLFSYVVGRKLWDSAVPDRAVLDRIVDLFQHGVSA; encoded by the coding sequence ATGATCTCCACCGGACCCCGCTCGCACGCCGGCGTCGAAGACACCCGCGCGAGGATCATCGCGGCGGCGCGCGAGCTGTTCGAGCGCAACGGCACGCGCGGCACCACGACGCGCGAGGTCGCCGAGAAGGCGGGGGTCAACGAGGCGACGCTGTTCCGGCACTTCGGCTCCAAGCGCGTGCTGCTCGACGCGATGCGCGAGCAAGCCTGCGGTATCGAGGAAATGCGCTCGATGCTGGCATCGCTGCCCGGGGACGATTTCACGGCCGACTTGCGGACGGTCGCTTACTACGTCGTCGACCACATGCTCGCCAAGCGCGCGATGATGTGCGTCTCGCTCGCCGAGGACGCTTCGCGCACCGACGACTCGCCCGAGTGGCGCGGCCCGGCCCAGATTCTGGCCGATCTGGGGGCGTATTTCGCGCTGAAGGGGGAAGGCGGGCAGATGCGCGGCGATCCTACCTTCGCGGCGCGCTATTTCTTGGGCATGCTCTTCTCGTACGTGGTCGGGCGCAAGCTCTGGGACAGCGCCGTCCCGGATCGTGCCGTCCTCGACCGGATCGTCGACCTTTTCCAGCACGGAGTCTCAGCGTAA
- a CDS encoding serine hydrolase, protein MIKVPLALAVGQAINAGRLRWDTEVTVDARNETLNDAPSPIAAGYRTTVEELVVYMLQRSDNVATNQLYDVLGRERATADVHALGFRRTFFRRKLSGALPRIDDPEMTGINAFPAAEAAAVFEAIAGDRVPEAAALRRVLATSWWDVKLSRGLESGDRFAHKTGDTDEVSHDGGILTLSDSSRWVVVVYTELPSSEENDARFGAFMRMLRPHLRRTRPDDTTPPGVEG, encoded by the coding sequence ATGATAAAGGTCCCGCTCGCGCTCGCCGTCGGTCAAGCGATCAACGCCGGCCGCCTCCGCTGGGACACCGAGGTGACCGTCGACGCCCGCAACGAGACGCTCAACGACGCCCCCTCGCCGATCGCCGCGGGCTACCGGACGACGGTCGAAGAGCTCGTCGTCTACATGCTGCAGCGCTCCGACAACGTGGCGACCAACCAGCTCTACGACGTGCTCGGCCGCGAGCGCGCGACCGCCGACGTCCACGCGCTCGGCTTCCGCCGCACGTTCTTCCGCCGCAAGCTTTCCGGCGCGCTGCCGCGGATCGACGACCCGGAGATGACCGGGATCAACGCCTTCCCGGCCGCGGAAGCCGCCGCGGTCTTCGAGGCCATCGCCGGCGACCGGGTCCCCGAAGCGGCGGCGCTGCGCCGCGTCCTTGCGACGTCCTGGTGGGACGTCAAGCTCTCGCGCGGGCTGGAGAGCGGCGATCGCTTCGCGCACAAGACCGGCGACACCGACGAGGTCTCGCACGACGGCGGAATCCTCACGCTGAGCGATTCGTCGCGCTGGGTCGTCGTCGTCTACACGGAGCTCCCGAGCAGCGAGGAGAACGACGCGCGCTTCGGCGCGTTCATGCGGATGCTTCGGCCGCACTTGCGGCGAACGCGCCCCGACGACACCACCCCACCAGGAGTTGAAGGATGA
- a CDS encoding ABC transporter substrate-binding protein, with protein MKGTTVPALALLAVAALVAPSGAASKGPAAGKNVHVGVIADVTGGAGVYGTPQKNAYELANEDIKSGKIDAGGANLTFDVQDAATDPAQVTNLMQKFTTDGSTPIVLGPTLSGEAFKAFPIAVKANFPVMGTSTTAEGVTAMGATVYRDSLAESQVIPTTVKRTHERWHYKTAAIIYGDDNAFTKTDGDIFARELKAAGVDVVDTETFHIKDTDFQPALTRIESKHPDLIAIGALFPEATKIIQQAGKLGIKTHMIGGNGLNSPEMYSVAGPAAQGTVVGAAWYSGAKYSSNVAFVKSYNAKFGKPPDQFAAQSYAAAQIVAYLVAHGATTKDEMINALKGVRVIQTVLGPIGFDSNRDAKSSPVILSIVKNGFTYFH; from the coding sequence ATGAAAGGCACCACGGTTCCGGCGCTCGCGCTCCTCGCGGTCGCCGCGCTCGTCGCGCCCTCCGGCGCGGCCTCGAAAGGCCCGGCCGCCGGAAAGAACGTGCACGTCGGCGTGATCGCCGACGTCACCGGCGGCGCCGGCGTGTACGGGACGCCGCAGAAGAACGCGTACGAGCTTGCGAACGAGGACATCAAGTCCGGCAAGATCGACGCCGGCGGCGCGAACCTGACGTTCGACGTGCAAGACGCGGCGACCGACCCCGCGCAGGTCACCAACCTGATGCAGAAGTTCACCACCGACGGCTCGACGCCGATCGTGCTCGGCCCGACGCTCTCGGGCGAAGCGTTCAAGGCGTTCCCGATCGCGGTGAAGGCGAATTTCCCCGTGATGGGCACCTCGACCACCGCCGAAGGGGTGACGGCGATGGGCGCGACGGTGTACCGCGACTCGCTCGCCGAGTCGCAGGTGATCCCGACGACGGTGAAGCGCACGCACGAGCGGTGGCACTACAAGACGGCCGCGATCATCTACGGCGACGACAACGCGTTCACCAAGACCGACGGCGACATCTTCGCGCGCGAGCTCAAGGCGGCCGGCGTCGACGTGGTCGACACCGAGACGTTCCACATCAAGGACACCGACTTCCAGCCCGCGCTCACCCGCATCGAATCGAAGCATCCCGACTTGATCGCTATCGGCGCGCTCTTCCCCGAGGCGACGAAGATCATCCAGCAGGCCGGCAAGCTGGGGATCAAGACGCACATGATCGGCGGCAACGGCCTCAACTCGCCGGAGATGTACAGCGTCGCCGGCCCCGCCGCGCAAGGCACGGTCGTCGGCGCCGCCTGGTACTCGGGCGCGAAGTACTCCTCGAACGTCGCCTTCGTGAAGAGCTACAATGCGAAGTTCGGCAAGCCCCCCGACCAGTTCGCCGCGCAGTCGTACGCGGCCGCGCAGATCGTGGCATACCTGGTCGCGCACGGCGCGACGACCAAGGACGAGATGATCAACGCGCTCAAGGGCGTGCGCGTCATCCAGACGGTCCTAGGCCCGATCGGCTTCGACTCCAACCGCGACGCAAAATCGTCCCCGGTGATCCTCTCCATCGTGAAAAACGGGTTCACGTACTTTCACTGA
- a CDS encoding branched-chain amino acid ABC transporter permease: protein MIAQQLLNGLFLGAVYALFAVGYTLVFGVLDILNLAHAAIFTAAAFAAFSLAADGLPLPLAFAGATVLGGIMGILLDRVAFAPLRARNAGTLVPLISSIGVAIIIGAALRGIYGVDERHFTTGGLDTAPAIHLGPVTFTTVELAIFLAAVVLMLVLSWTLRATTLGRRIRAVAEDRVAAALLGVDLERTIAATFFIASGLGGAAGVLTALEYNSVTLDMGGPIELKGLAVIILGGMGSVTGAVIGGFILGAVETLAIAFGLSAWRDAILFGVMFLLLVARPTGLFGKRALREA, encoded by the coding sequence ATGATCGCACAACAACTATTGAACGGGTTGTTTCTGGGGGCGGTCTACGCGCTGTTCGCGGTCGGGTACACCCTGGTCTTCGGCGTGCTCGACATCTTGAATCTGGCGCACGCGGCGATCTTCACGGCCGCCGCGTTCGCCGCGTTCTCGCTCGCCGCGGACGGTCTCCCGCTCCCGCTCGCGTTCGCCGGCGCCACGGTGCTGGGCGGAATCATGGGGATCCTGCTCGACCGCGTCGCCTTCGCGCCGCTGCGCGCGCGCAACGCCGGAACGCTCGTGCCGCTGATCTCCTCGATCGGCGTGGCGATCATCATCGGCGCCGCGCTGCGCGGGATCTACGGCGTCGACGAGCGCCACTTCACCACCGGCGGGCTGGACACCGCGCCGGCGATCCACCTCGGCCCGGTGACGTTCACGACCGTCGAGCTGGCGATCTTCCTGGCCGCGGTCGTGCTGATGCTGGTGCTGAGCTGGACGCTGCGCGCGACGACGCTCGGCCGCCGCATCCGCGCCGTCGCCGAAGACCGCGTCGCCGCCGCGCTGCTCGGCGTGGACCTCGAGCGCACGATCGCCGCGACGTTCTTCATCGCCTCGGGCCTGGGCGGCGCGGCCGGCGTGCTGACCGCGCTCGAGTACAACAGCGTCACGCTCGACATGGGCGGTCCGATCGAGCTGAAAGGTCTCGCAGTGATCATCCTCGGCGGGATGGGGAGCGTCACCGGCGCCGTGATCGGCGGCTTCATCCTCGGCGCGGTGGAGACGCTGGCGATCGCGTTCGGCTTGAGCGCCTGGCGTGACGCGATCCTCTTCGGCGTGATGTTTCTGCTGCTCGTCGCGCGCCCGACCGGCCTGTTCGGCAAACGCGCGCTGCGCGAAGCATGA
- a CDS encoding branched-chain amino acid ABC transporter permease gives MSYLLDFYAKHSRLIDQIGINAILALSLSVSLQAGQLALAQAAFMGIAAYVSAILAVQAHWPLLATMLVAMLASTAVAALLALPVRRLRGVFLAIATIGFGEIVRVFANNLSITGGAEGLSSIPNDATTPVIYASLALVALALVGLSRTKFALAVALVREDEHAARGVGIDVGTVRILSLALGGAIAGLAGALYAHASFFITPTDFGFQRMEQILVWCVVGGVTSPLGAVLGATGLSILPEAIRFLADYREVFNGIILLAVILFAPGGLASFWRRGAVRVNV, from the coding sequence ATGAGCTACCTGCTGGACTTCTACGCAAAGCACTCGCGGCTGATCGACCAGATCGGGATCAACGCGATCCTGGCGCTTTCGCTCTCCGTCTCGCTGCAAGCCGGTCAGCTCGCGCTGGCGCAAGCCGCTTTCATGGGCATCGCGGCCTACGTGTCGGCGATCCTCGCCGTGCAAGCGCACTGGCCGCTGCTCGCGACGATGCTGGTCGCGATGCTGGCGTCAACCGCCGTCGCCGCGCTGCTCGCGCTGCCGGTGCGGCGGCTGCGCGGCGTCTTTCTGGCGATCGCGACGATCGGCTTCGGCGAGATCGTTCGCGTCTTCGCGAACAACCTTTCGATCACCGGCGGCGCCGAAGGGCTCAGCTCGATCCCGAACGACGCGACGACGCCGGTCATCTACGCCTCGCTGGCGCTGGTCGCGCTCGCGCTCGTCGGGCTGTCGCGCACGAAGTTCGCGCTCGCGGTCGCGCTCGTGCGCGAGGACGAGCACGCCGCGCGCGGCGTCGGCATCGACGTCGGCACGGTCCGCATCCTCTCGCTCGCGCTCGGCGGGGCGATCGCCGGCCTCGCCGGCGCGCTGTACGCGCACGCTTCGTTCTTCATCACGCCGACCGACTTCGGGTTCCAGCGGATGGAGCAAATCCTGGTGTGGTGCGTCGTCGGCGGCGTGACGAGCCCGCTCGGCGCGGTGCTCGGCGCGACGGGCCTCTCGATCTTGCCCGAAGCGATCCGTTTTCTGGCCGACTACCGGGAAGTCTTCAACGGCATCATTCTGCTTGCGGTGATTCTGTTCGCGCCCGGCGGCCTGGCCTCGTTCTGGCGGCGCGGCGCCGTGCGCGTCAACGTCTGA